In one Methanobrevibacter arboriphilus genomic region, the following are encoded:
- the pgsA gene encoding archaetidylinositol phosphate synthase, with amino-acid sequence MLERFRPLLKKILEPFAKRININPNILTLISPLIAIISAIFFGTGNLLLGGIFILISGVFDVFDGAIARYHNKTSDFGAFLDSTMDRFSDAIIIIGIIWGGYTSWLLGILAIHSAITVSYVRARAEAKGIECNVGIAERATRLIILMVGAFIAWLFGSIFMNWTIIILIILSYITVAQRIHHVWKKTSYERIGL; translated from the coding sequence ATGTTAGAAAGATTTAGACCACTATTAAAAAAAATCCTTGAACCTTTTGCCAAAAGAATAAATATAAATCCAAATATATTAACACTAATCTCCCCTTTAATTGCCATTATATCTGCAATATTCTTTGGAACTGGGAATTTATTATTAGGAGGGATTTTTATCCTTATAAGCGGAGTTTTTGATGTTTTTGATGGAGCAATAGCTAGATATCATAATAAAACATCTGATTTCGGAGCTTTTCTTGATTCTACAATGGATAGATTCTCAGATGCTATAATAATCATCGGGATAATTTGGGGAGGTTATACTTCATGGTTGCTTGGAATTTTAGCTATTCATTCAGCAATTACAGTTAGCTATGTTAGAGCAAGAGCTGAAGCAAAGGGAATTGAGTGTAATGTAGGAATAGCTGAAAGAGCTACTAGACTCATTATCCTAATGGTAGGTGCATTTATTGCATGGCTATTCGGAAGTATCTTTATGAACTGGACTATTATAATACTTATCATACTCTCATATATAACTGTAGCTCAAAGAATACATCATGTTTGGAAAAAAACAAGTTATGAGAGAATAGGACTGTAA
- a CDS encoding homocitrate synthase family protein, translating into MEDYISPYNKKAKCNFPKNITICDTTLRDGEQTPGVSLSENEKLDIAILLDKLKIPQIEAGFPPVSEKEKKSIKNIVNEGLNSKTITLSRAKKEDIDASLECGVDGTIIFIGTSEIQLGCKKLSQEEVIIKSMDIIDYAKEHGLYVGFSAEDATRTDLNFLKKIYSEAQERKVDRVHIADTVGAITPQGMEYLVKELRKDIKIDINLHCHNDFGMAQQNAISGLLAGANIVETTINGIGERAGNTPLEELIMSLKVLYGIDLEFNTELIKKISKTVEMYTKIEIPFNKPIVGKNIFKHESGIHVDGVIKNPFTYEPFSPKIVGQERNLVLGKHSGSKAIKSKLNQFGIKIKENKIPEILKIVKETSENGNIINDNILKEIVEKI; encoded by the coding sequence TTGGAAGATTATATAAGTCCATACAATAAGAAAGCAAAGTGCAACTTTCCAAAAAATATAACAATATGTGATACAACACTTCGAGATGGAGAGCAGACCCCGGGAGTTAGTTTAAGTGAAAATGAAAAGTTAGATATAGCTATCTTACTTGATAAATTAAAAATACCTCAAATTGAAGCAGGATTTCCACCAGTTTCAGAAAAAGAAAAAAAATCTATTAAAAATATTGTTAATGAAGGTCTAAACTCAAAAACTATTACTTTATCTCGTGCAAAAAAGGAGGATATAGACGCAAGTTTGGAATGTGGAGTTGATGGAACAATAATATTTATTGGTACTTCAGAAATTCAATTAGGATGTAAAAAATTAAGCCAAGAAGAAGTTATAATTAAAAGTATGGATATTATAGATTATGCAAAAGAACATGGTTTATATGTAGGATTTTCAGCTGAAGATGCAACTAGAACTGATTTAAATTTCTTAAAAAAGATTTACAGTGAAGCACAAGAAAGAAAAGTAGATAGAGTTCATATTGCAGATACAGTTGGAGCTATAACACCACAAGGAATGGAATATCTAGTAAAAGAATTGAGAAAAGACATAAAAATTGACATAAATCTCCATTGCCATAATGATTTTGGTATGGCTCAGCAAAATGCTATTTCTGGATTATTAGCTGGAGCAAATATTGTTGAAACAACAATAAATGGGATTGGTGAAAGAGCAGGTAATACTCCTCTTGAAGAATTAATCATGTCTTTAAAAGTTTTATATGGAATAGATCTTGAATTTAACACAGAACTAATAAAAAAAATATCAAAAACAGTTGAAATGTATACAAAAATAGAAATACCTTTTAACAAGCCAATAGTTGGAAAAAATATCTTCAAGCATGAATCTGGAATACATGTAGATGGAGTAATAAAAAATCCTTTTACATATGAACCATTTTCACCAAAAATAGTAGGACAAGAAAGAAACTTAGTATTGGGAAAGCATTCTGGATCAAAAGCAATTAAATCAAAATTAAATCAATTTGGAATTAAGATAAAAGAAAATAAAATCCCAGAAATCCTTAAAATAGTAAAAGAAACTAGTGAAAATGGAAATATAATAAACGACAATATTCTCAAAGAAATAGTAGAAAAAATATAA
- a CDS encoding L-threonylcarbamoyladenylate synthase, which translates to MKIVQMDQNNPDLDLIDEATEVLTSGGVVLYPTDTVYGLGANVFNEKAVEKVYNIKNRDYFKPLSVCVSSIDEILLIADVGNNKTHQILKNNLPGPFTFIFYKKEPIHNYATKNHKVGIRIPENIISRKLTQSFPITTTSANLSGKKTLNNPDEIINQLNEGIDFVIDVGRLKQSEPSTIVDLTRKEPKILRKGSGILKSF; encoded by the coding sequence ATGAAAATAGTTCAAATGGATCAAAATAATCCTGATTTAGATTTAATTGATGAAGCTACCGAAGTTTTAACCTCTGGAGGAGTTGTACTTTATCCTACTGATACTGTTTATGGATTGGGTGCTAATGTTTTCAATGAAAAAGCTGTTGAAAAGGTTTATAATATTAAAAATAGAGATTATTTTAAACCATTATCTGTTTGTGTTTCTTCAATTGATGAAATATTGTTAATAGCTGATGTAGGTAATAATAAAACTCATCAAATTCTTAAAAACAATTTACCAGGCCCCTTTACTTTTATTTTTTATAAAAAAGAACCAATTCATAACTATGCTACTAAAAATCATAAAGTAGGAATTAGAATTCCTGAAAACATTATTTCTAGAAAATTAACACAAAGTTTCCCTATCACTACTACTAGTGCAAATTTATCTGGAAAAAAAACATTGAATAATCCAGATGAGATCATTAATCAGCTAAATGAAGGCATTGATTTTGTAATTGATGTAGGTCGTTTAAAGCAATCTGAACCTTCAACCATTGTGGATTTGACTAGAAAAGAACCAAAGATATTAAGAAAAGGTTCAGGTATTCTTAAATCCTTTTAA
- a CDS encoding DUF357 domain-containing protein produces MDCNERILIDIEKLDESFEKVESIKLSQEEKEIIRRAENYKEDCKYYLEKGDELTSFGCITYAHGLVDAILLNHHIN; encoded by the coding sequence ATGGATTGTAATGAGAGAATTTTAATTGATATTGAAAAACTTGATGAAAGTTTTGAAAAAGTAGAATCCATAAAATTAAGCCAAGAGGAAAAAGAGATAATAAGAAGGGCAGAAAACTATAAAGAAGATTGCAAATATTACCTTGAAAAAGGAGATGAACTAACATCATTTGGATGTATAACCTATGCACATGGACTAGTTGATGCAATACTTCTCAATCACCATATAAATTAA
- a CDS encoding pyridoxal phosphate-dependent aminotransferase, with the protein MIQPKKYAKAAKTPPKGFKSANEFFEHVFNDKDIIWMGQNTNHLHNKNYIMDAMVNCVESKEYCKYPPPEGFPELKKLILKDLNLEDMDILVTAGGTESLYLCMNDILEPEDNVITCDPGYLIIDNFASRFSNKVISVPIYSGDNDYKLTPEIVKEYMDDNTKIIVLIDPLNPLGSCYTEEEIKEFAKIAEENDLYLLHDITYRDFAREHFLAAHYAPNHTITIYSFSKIFGMAGLRIGSIIGIKETINSVRTILINDLGTNLIAQAGAIAALKSKDSWIDEITNITRNNQILIKECVDEIKGVFIPVYPSDGNMLAIDLKATGISPKEMANYLLDKKIFTREGNYTSKLFGDNYLRVSFSIPEEKVKIFVREFKIAVEELRK; encoded by the coding sequence ATGATCCAACCAAAAAAATATGCAAAAGCTGCCAAAACACCTCCAAAAGGATTCAAATCAGCTAATGAATTTTTTGAACATGTTTTTAATGATAAAGATATTATATGGATGGGTCAAAATACTAATCATCTTCATAATAAGAATTATATAATGGATGCAATGGTTAATTGTGTTGAAAGTAAGGAATATTGTAAATATCCTCCTCCTGAAGGATTTCCTGAGTTAAAAAAATTGATTTTAAAAGATCTTAATTTAGAAGATATGGATATCTTAGTAACTGCTGGGGGAACTGAGTCCTTATATCTCTGTATGAATGATATTTTGGAACCAGAAGATAATGTTATAACTTGTGACCCAGGCTATTTAATTATTGACAATTTTGCAAGTAGATTTTCTAATAAAGTCATATCTGTTCCTATTTATAGTGGTGATAATGATTATAAATTAACTCCTGAAATTGTAAAAGAATATATGGATGATAACACAAAAATTATCGTTCTTATAGATCCTTTGAATCCTTTAGGTAGTTGTTATACAGAAGAAGAGATTAAAGAGTTTGCTAAAATTGCTGAAGAAAATGATTTATACTTATTACATGATATCACTTATAGGGATTTTGCTCGTGAACATTTTTTAGCTGCTCATTATGCACCAAATCATACTATAACTATTTATAGCTTTTCAAAAATTTTTGGAATGGCAGGTCTTAGGATTGGTTCAATTATAGGAATAAAAGAAACAATAAATTCGGTTAGAACTATTCTTATCAATGATTTAGGTACTAATTTGATTGCACAAGCAGGAGCTATTGCAGCTTTAAAGTCAAAAGATAGTTGGATTGATGAGATTACGAATATTACTCGAAATAATCAAATTTTAATTAAAGAATGTGTTGATGAAATAAAAGGAGTTTTTATTCCAGTTTATCCCTCAGATGGTAATATGTTAGCTATTGATCTGAAAGCTACTGGAATTAGTCCTAAAGAAATGGCAAACTATCTTTTGGATAAAAAAATATTTACAAGAGAAGGTAATTATACAAGTAAATTATTTGGAGATAATTATCTTAGAGTTAGTTTTTCAATTCCTGAAGAAAAAGTTAAAATATTTGTTAGAGAATTTAAAATTGCTGTTGAAGAATTAAGAAAATGA
- the radB gene encoding DNA repair and recombination protein RadB translates to MKSLANISNPSKIQTNSSLDLILGGGIEKRNITQFYGPPGSGKTNISLDLAVQVAKNGKKVAYIDTEGGISIDRVKQLAKNDFEVISNNIIVFEPNSFQEQSNNLKTIESWINSNEDDIDLIIIDSAVALYRLKEGKKSNLLNRELGTQMGSLSRMARKYDIAVVITNQIYSTFEDERSSTIIPVGGTILRYWSKIIVELSKSGINGQRIATLKRHKSIAEGTSIKFSITNNGIE, encoded by the coding sequence ATGAAATCATTAGCAAATATTAGTAATCCTTCAAAAATTCAGACCAATTCTTCTTTGGATCTTATATTGGGTGGAGGGATTGAAAAAAGAAATATAACTCAATTTTATGGACCTCCTGGATCTGGTAAAACCAACATATCTCTTGATTTAGCTGTACAAGTAGCAAAAAATGGGAAAAAAGTAGCTTATATAGATACTGAAGGTGGAATATCGATTGATAGGGTTAAACAATTAGCTAAAAATGATTTTGAGGTTATATCTAATAATATAATTGTATTTGAACCAAATTCTTTTCAGGAACAATCGAATAATTTAAAAACAATTGAATCATGGATCAATTCTAATGAAGATGATATCGATTTAATTATTATAGATTCTGCAGTTGCATTATATAGATTAAAAGAAGGTAAAAAATCTAATCTTTTAAATAGGGAATTAGGAACTCAAATGGGTTCATTATCTCGGATGGCTCGTAAATATGATATTGCAGTTGTAATAACTAATCAGATTTATTCTACATTTGAAGATGAAAGGTCAAGTACTATTATACCTGTTGGTGGAACTATACTTAGGTATTGGAGTAAAATAATTGTTGAATTATCTAAATCTGGTATAAATGGTCAACGTATAGCTACTCTTAAAAGACATAAATCAATAGCTGAAGGCACAAGTATTAAATTTTCTATTACTAATAATGGTATTGAATAA